The DNA segment GACGGCCGGATCCGGCGCTCCTGCCCGGCCGGGCGCGCCCGGTTAGGATCCCTGCGTGCTCACGCGTACCGTCGCCGTTCTCGGCTCGCTCCTGGTGTCCGTCTTCCTGCTCGGCGCGTGTGCCGAGCAGGTGACCGGAACGGCGCAAGAGGCGGCCTCTCCATCGCCGACGTCGACCTCTTTGACGTCCTCGCCCAGTTCACCAACGTCATCGAGTTCACTTACCTCGCAGACGTCACCGGGTGCCGCCGAGATCGACCTGGCTTCGCTCGTGGGCACATGGAAGGGTTCGTACTTCTGCTCGCAGGGCGAAACCGGTCTCGAACTGGAGGTGTCGCCTCCGGAAGGCGACACCGTGTCCGCGGTGTTCACCTTCTCGCCCGTCGAGGGAGGACCCGCGGCCGAATCGGGTAGCTTCTCGATGATCGGGAGAAACACGCCAAGCGGCTTCGTGTTCCAGCAGGACGAGTGGATCGACCAGCCCGGCAACTACGTCATGGTCGACCTTGGTATCGCCTCGGTGTCCGGCGACACCATGGAAGGCAGGGTCGCCGGCGCCGGTTGCAGCGACTTCTCCCTCAACCGCGGCTAGGTCGTGTCTGACGAATCGCACGGCAGAGGTCGGTCAGACGCGACCTAACTGTGATGTCCAGGGAGGTTGTCCAACCGTGTTATGGGCGGACGGCCGCTGAGTGCGGAGTGGGGCCGGTGGTGGTTGTACTGGTGCAGCCATCCTGCCAGTGCGTTGCGGCGGGCGTCTTCTGAGGAGTAGAGCTTCTTGTAGGCCCAGCCATCCGACATTGTGCGGTGGAGTCTCTCGATCTTCCCGTTGGTTTGTGGCCGATAGGGTCGGGTTTTCTTCATGGTGATGCCGAGTTCTTGGCAGGTGTCACGCCATAGGAACGACTTGTAGGCGCTTCCGTTGTCGGACAGCACGCGCTCGACGATGATGCCGCGATCGGCGAACCAGGCCACTGCCCGGTGCAGGACCGCGGCGGCGGTCGCAGCCGTCTCGTCGTTATGGCACTCGGCGTAGGCCACGCGCGAGTAGTCGTCGATCACGGTATGCACGAAGCAGGTCCCGACCGCAGGCCGATAGTTGCCGCCATGTCGGCCGGTGCGCCGTGAGGTCGCGGCAGAGTTGCGGTAGCCCTGCTGAACACCGACGAACCGCCAGCCACCACCGTCGGGAACGTTGCCGAACTTGGTGACGTCGACATGGATCAACTCACCAGGCCGGGACCGCTCGTAACGTCGCGCGGGTTCACCGGTGACGCGGTCGATGTGGGAGAGCCGGTTGAGCCCGCAGCGCACCAGCACCGCATGCACGGTCGAGGCCGGCATCCCCAACTTCGAGCCGATCTGCACCGGTCCGAGCCGCTGTTTCCAGCGCAGATGCACGATCTTGCGCACCGCCGGCTGGGGCGTCTTGGCCGCCTGCGTCCGCCGAGCCGAAGACCGATCGACCATCCCCGCCAGGCCCTCCTCGCGATAGCGCTGGGCCCACTTCGCAGCCGTGCGCCACGAGACATGGAAGAACTCAGCAGCCCTCGACGGTGGCCAACCCTCCTCCACGATCAGCCGCGCCAAACGAAGACGGTGTCTCGGGGTCAAAGCCGCGTTAGCGTGAGCCATGAAGGCCTCCTCGTGGAGAGGTTCCTAGACAGCTCCACTCCACATCGGGGAGGCCTTCGCCCATCTACGACTCGCCGTACCCGATCACACAACCTCCCTGGACATCACACCTAACTCCAGATCGTCACGAAGACCGGCGGCCGGAATCGCGAAGGCGGCACCCCGCTGCCCGGTGACCGCATGATCTGCATCGCGACCGGTGTGCCGAGAAAGTGCCTGAGCGAGGAAGCGACGACGGAACAGCGATCGCGCGAGGCCGTCGTCACGTGCCAGTACACCGGCATCGGTGTCGCCCTCGTCGGCACGACGACCAGTTCCCGCCTCCGCAGTTGCGGGGCGACGAGGTGTTCGACGGCGACGGAGACGCCGAGCCCGCTCGCCGCGGCCGACCACGCGGCGGTCTGATTGGCGAAGACCCGCACCCGCTCGTCGGGGATGGCCAGTTTGCGCAACAGCACCGCGGTGTCGCTCTTCTCATCCGTGCCGGAGGGATCGACCAGCCACGGCCACGTCGATGGCGAACCGGCGCGATCTCGTCGCGGCGAACCGACGGCGACGAGGGTGCCCCGGAAGATCGGCACGCTGTCCAGGTCTGCGTCGTCGAGTCGTGGCCCCAGCGCGGCGTCGGCGAGCCGGTTGCCGACGAGCACCGGCATCTCGGCTGTCTTGGCGAGACCGGCCGAAAAGTCGACGGGGCCGCCCGACTTTCTGCCGAACGCCTCAAGCAGTGGGTTGGCCACGAACTCGGCGATGGTGCTGGCGACAACCACCCGCAATTCCTCAGCGACGCCTTTCGCCTCGCGCACGGCGGCTTCGGCGTCGGCGCCGAGTGACACCATCTGTGACGCGATGGGCAGCAGCCGCCGCCCTCCCGCGGTCAGCGTCATGCCCTCGCGCGTGCGCACCAGCAGTTTGTCGTCGTGGTGCTGGCGCAACGCGCCGAGTGCTTGTGAGACAGCGGGTTCGCTGACCCCGAGCGCGCGTGCCGCCGCCGTCACCGAGCCGAGGCGGGCGACGAGAACGAAAGCACTGAGCTGGCCGAGGGTCATCGGGACACCTTGTCTGTGTCTCCGGTCACCGGACCAGGCTACATAACCAGACCCTTAACTGACCATTGCCGGAATGCGTTCCCTGCCCGAATGTTGCGAGCCAACAGGGCCGACGCGGCAGGGAGAGCGAATGCAGGTACCCGCGCAATTCCAGTACGAGAAGGCGGCCAGCATCGAGCACGCGCTGGCACTGCTTGCCAGGTATGGGCCCGAAAGCAGGATCGTCGCCGGCGGGCACAGTCTCATCCCGATGATGAAATTACGGCTCGCGCAGCCGGAAGCCCTCATCGACATCAACGATCTGGCCGAACTGGCGACCATCGGTGTCGACGGAACCCGGTTGCGGATCGGCGCCATGGTGCGCCATGCGGACCTTTTGGCATCCGCCGTGGCCGGTGAGCATTTTCCCATCTTCCACGATGCCGAGAAGATGATTGCCGATCCGGTGGTGCGCAACAGGGGAACGGTCGGTGGTTCGCTGTGTCAGGCCGATCCCTCCGAGGACCTTTCGGCGGTTTTCGCCGCGGTGCGCGCCGATGCCGTGATCAGGGGACCGGCGGGAGAACGCACCGTCGCGGTGCGCGAGTTCTTCGTCGGCCCGTATCAGACGGTGCTCGAACCGGACGAGTTACTGGTCGAACTGCGGGTTCCGATCAGGTCGTCGGCTTCGGCCTACCAGAAAGTCGAGCGCAGAGCGGGAGATTGGGCCGTCGCGGCGGCGGGGGCGGTGCTGCGCGTGAACGACGGCGCCGTCGAAGAAGTGGGCATCGGGCTGACCGCGCTGGGAGCGCGCAACTTCCACGCGAGGGAAGCCGAGGAATTTCTCGCCGGAGGCCCCGCGACTGACGAGCGGTTCGCCGAGGCGGCGCGGATCGCCGCCGAACAGTGCAATCCCTTCACCGACCAACGTGGACCCGTCGACTACAAACGGCATCTCGCGGCGACGCTGACCGAGCGCGCGCTGCGAACGGCACGAGGGCGCTGGTTCGGCCGGCGGCGCGAGGAGAGCTGACATGGAAATCACGGTCACCGTCAACGGCGAAGCGCACAGCGCCGATGTCGAACCCCGGTTGCTGCTCGTGCATTTCCTGCGCGACGACCTCGGGCTCACCGGAACACACTGGGGCTGCGACACTTCCAACTGCGGAGCCTGCGTCGTGTGGCTCGACGGTAAGCCGGTGAAGTCGTGCACCGTGCTCGCCGTGATGGCCGATGGGCACGAGGTTCGCACGGTGGAAGGGCTCGCGGGAGCAGACGGGCTCGACCCTGTTCAGCAGGGATTCATGCGGTGCCACGGATTGCAGTGCGGGTTCTGCACCCCCGGCATGATGATGACCGCGCGCTGGCTCATCGACAACGACCCCGATCCGTCCGAAAAGGACATCCGGGAGGCGATATCGGGACAACTGTGCCGATGCACCGGATACGAGAACATCGTGCGCTCCGTGCGGTGGGCCGCCGAGCACGAGGCGGATGCCGAGAACGAAACGCCGGACGTGGAGGTGCGGGCATGACCGCCGTCGAGAACCCCGAAACTCCCATGGGTTTCGGGCGCATGCACCGGAAAGAGGACGTGCGTTTCGTCAGGGGCAAGGGAACCTACGTCGACGATGTCGCGCTGCCCGGCATGTTGCACGGTGCCGTGCTGCGCAGCCCGCACGCCCACGCCCGGATCGTGTCGATCGACGCGAGCGCTGCCGAAGCTCACCCCAAGGTGAGGGCCGTGGTCACCGGCGCGACGCTGGAAAGCCTGAATCTGGCATGGATGCCGACGTTGTCACATGACGTACAAGCCGTGCTTGCCACGGACAAGGTCCGGTTTCAGGGACAGGAAGTCGCCTTCGTCGTCGCCGAGGACCGGTACGCGGCACGGGACGCGCTCGAACTGATCGACGTCGAATACGAACCACTTCCGGCCGTGATCGACGCGAAGAAGTCACTCGCCGATGACGCGCCGGTGATCAGGGACGACATCGAGGGCCGGACCGGCAACCACATCTTCGACTGGGAGACCGGCGACAAGGAGCACACCGACGAGGTGTTCGCCGCCGCCGATGTCGTTGCCGTGCAGGACATGCTGTACCCCAGGGTGCATCCAGCGCCGCTGGAGACCTGCGGCACCGTCGCGGACATGGACCCGGTGACGGGCAAGCTCACCGTCTGGACGACGACGCAGGCCCCGCATGCCCACCGCACCCTGTACGCGCTCGTGGCCGGTATCCCCGAACACAAGATTCGCGTGATCTCACCCGACATCGGCGGCGGATTCGGGAACAAGGTCGGCATCTATCCCGGGTACGTGTGTGCGGTCGTCGGCTCGATCCTCACCGGAAAACCGGTGAAGTGGATGGAGGACCGCTCGGAGAACCTCATGAGCACGTCCTTCGCCCGCGATTACCACATGCACGGTGAGATCGCGGCGACAAGGGAAGGCCGGATACTCGCGGTCAGGGTCAAGGTGCTCGCCGATCACGGCGCCTTCAACGGCACCGCGCAGCCGACCAAATTCCCAGCGGGCTTCTTCGGGGTTTTCACCGGCTCCTACGACCTCATGGCAGCGCACTGCGAGGTCACCGGCGTCTACACCAACAAGGCTCCGGGCGGGGTCGCCTACGCGTGTTCCTTCCGCATCACCGAAGCGGTGTATCTCGTGGAGCGGCTCGTCGACGTGCTCGCCTACGATCTCGGGCTCGATCCGGCCGAACTGCGGATGCGCAATCTGCTGCGTCCGGAACAGTTTCCCTACGAGAGCAAGACCGGCTGGGTGTACGACTCCGGCGACTATCCGGCGACGTTGCGCGCCGCGCTCGACCTCGCGGACTACGACGAGCTGAGGGCGCAGCAGGCGCGCCGCCGCGAGCGGGGCGAGCTGATGGGGATCGGGCTCAGCTTCTTCACCGAGGCCGTCGGCGCCGGTCCTCGCAAACACATGGACATACTCGGGCTCGGCATGGCCGACGGCGCTGAACTGAGAGTGCATCCCACGGGAAAGGCCGTGCTGCGGTTGTCCTGCCAGTCACAGGGGCAGGGGCACGAAACGACGTTCGCTCAGATCGTCGCGGAGGAACTCGGCATCTCGCCCGACGACATCGACGTGGTGCACGGCGACACCGATCAAACCCCGTTCGGGCTCGGCACCTACGGTTCGCGCTCGACGCCGGTGTCGGGTGCGGCGACCGCCGTCGTCGCGAGAAAGGTCAGGGACAGGGCGAAGATCGTGGCCTCGGCGATGCTGGAGGTGAGCGAGGACGACCTCGAATGGGAGAAGGGGCGCTGGTTCGTCAAGGGAGACAGGCAGGCTGGCCGCGACATCCAGGAGATCGCGCTCGCCGCGCACTCCGACCTCGAACTGCCGGAGGGCGTCGAGGGCCACCTCGACGCCACCTGCGTCTACAACCCGCCCAATCTGACCTACCCCTTCGGCGCCTACGTGTGCGTCGTGGACGTCGACCCGGGGACGGGACAGGTGACGGTGCGTTCGTTCTTCGCCGTCGACGACTGCGGGGTGCGCATCAACCCGATGATCGTCGAAGGGCAGGTGCACGGCGGGCTCGCCGACGGCGTCGGTATGGCGCTGATGCAGGTGATGGCCTTCGACGAGGATGGCAACCATCTCGGCGGGTCCTTTATGGACTATCTGTTGCCGACGTCGCTCGAATGCCCGAGCTGGCGGCTCGGTGAAACGGTGACTCCTTCGCCGCACCATCCCATCGGGGCGAAGGGCGTCGGCGAGTCGGCGACGGTCGGCTCGCCGGCCGCGGTCGTCAACGCCGTACTCGACGCGGTGAAACCGCTCGGCGTCCGGCACGCCGACATGCCGCTGGCCCCGGCCGCCGTGTGGAGTGCCATGCGGGGCAACCCATTGAGAACGGATCTGGCGATCACATGACGGCCATTCCCTTGCCTTCGGCGTTGCGTGAGCACGCGGATTCGCTCAGGACGCAACGCACGCCGTTCGTGCTGGCGACCGTGGTGCGGGTCCAGCGGCCTGCCAGCGCGAGGCCGGGTGACAGGGCGCTGGTACTCGCCGACGGGACGGTCGAGGGGTTCGTCGGCGGTACCTGCGCCGAATCCAGCGTGCGATCGCACGGGATTCAGGCATTGTCCACAGGGGAGTCCGCGTTGCTGCGGATCACGAACGACGAACCGGAAACCGGTGGCGGTGGCTACGGAGAGGAAGGAATCGTCACGGTCACCAATCCCTGCCTTTCCGGGGGCGCGGTCGACATCTTCCTCGAACCGCAGTTGCCGCCGAGACTCGTGTACGTGTTCGGCGACGCCCCGATCGCCCGCGCGCTGCTGACCGTCGGCATCGCGCTCGGCTACGACGTGCGTCTCACCGAAGGTGCCGCGCTCGACAACGCGGCAGACAGGGGAGACGCCGTGATCGTCGCTTCCCATGGAAGAAACGAGGAATCCGTGCTGCGGGCGGCGATCGAGGCCGGGACCGGCTACATCGGACTCGTGGCGAGCCGTCGGCGCGGCGCGGCGGTGCTGGCATCGCTCGGGGTCGGCGGCGCCGGTGTCGTGCACACTCCGGCCGGACTCGACATCGGTGCCGCGACACCGGAGGAGGTCGCGTTGTCGGTGTACGCGGAGCTGGTCGCGACCCGCCCCCGCCGCCGGGCGGAGAAACCCGCACCAGAGGAATCCGGGCAACAGGCGCTCGACCCGGTGTGCGGGATGACCGTCGCGGTGTCGGCGGCAACGCCGTCGATCGTCAGGGCGGACGGCGCGCGCTACTTCTGTGGGCAGGGCTGCGCGCGGGCCTTCGCCGACGACCCCGTTCGTTACGGCAGCCATGAGTGAGCGTGCGGGGGAACCGGAGAACGCCGCTTCGCTTTCGGCCGCGCTCGGCGAGGCGGGCTATCTCACGGGCGCCCCGCTCGCCACCGCGCTGTTTCTCGCCGTGGCCATGCGGCAACCCATTCTGCTGGAAGGCGAACCGGGGGTCGGCAAGACCGAGGCGGCGAAGGCGCTCGCCGTGGCGCTGGGTACTCCGCTCATCCGGCTCCAGTGTTACGAAGGGCTCGCGGCGGCCGACGCCATCTACGAATGGAACTATCCCCGGCAGTTGCTGGCCATCAGACTCGCGGAGGTGAGGGGCGGCACACTGTCCGAAGTGGATTTGTTCACGGACGACTACTTGCTGCGCAAGCCTTTGCTCGCCGCCATCGATCACGAAGGGCCGCTGCCTGCCGTCGTCCTCGTCGACGAGGTCGACAGGGCCGACGACGAGTTCGAGGCGTTCCTGCTGGAACTGCTCGCCGAGGCGAGCGTGACCATTCCCGAACTCGGTACGAGGGTGGCGAAGGTGCCACCGATCGTGGTGCTGACCTCGAACCGCACGAGG comes from the Prauserella marina genome and includes:
- a CDS encoding IS481 family transposase — translated: MAHANAALTPRHRLRLARLIVEEGWPPSRAAEFFHVSWRTAAKWAQRYREEGLAGMVDRSSARRTQAAKTPQPAVRKIVHLRWKQRLGPVQIGSKLGMPASTVHAVLVRCGLNRLSHIDRVTGEPARRYERSRPGELIHVDVTKFGNVPDGGGWRFVGVQQGYRNSAATSRRTGRHGGNYRPAVGTCFVHTVIDDYSRVAYAECHNDETAATAAAVLHRAVAWFADRGIIVERVLSDNGSAYKSFLWRDTCQELGITMKKTRPYRPQTNGKIERLHRTMSDGWAYKKLYSSEDARRNALAGWLHQYNHHRPHSALSGRPPITRLDNLPGHHS
- a CDS encoding LysR family transcriptional regulator → MTLGQLSAFVLVARLGSVTAAARALGVSEPAVSQALGALRQHHDDKLLVRTREGMTLTAGGRRLLPIASQMVSLGADAEAAVREAKGVAEELRVVVASTIAEFVANPLLEAFGRKSGGPVDFSAGLAKTAEMPVLVGNRLADAALGPRLDDADLDSVPIFRGTLVAVGSPRRDRAGSPSTWPWLVDPSGTDEKSDTAVLLRKLAIPDERVRVFANQTAAWSAAASGLGVSVAVEHLVAPQLRRRELVVVPTRATPMPVYWHVTTASRDRCSVVASSLRHFLGTPVAMQIMRSPGSGVPPSRFRPPVFVTIWS
- a CDS encoding FAD binding domain-containing protein — protein: MQVPAQFQYEKAASIEHALALLARYGPESRIVAGGHSLIPMMKLRLAQPEALIDINDLAELATIGVDGTRLRIGAMVRHADLLASAVAGEHFPIFHDAEKMIADPVVRNRGTVGGSLCQADPSEDLSAVFAAVRADAVIRGPAGERTVAVREFFVGPYQTVLEPDELLVELRVPIRSSASAYQKVERRAGDWAVAAAGAVLRVNDGAVEEVGIGLTALGARNFHAREAEEFLAGGPATDERFAEAARIAAEQCNPFTDQRGPVDYKRHLAATLTERALRTARGRWFGRRREES
- a CDS encoding (2Fe-2S)-binding protein — translated: MEITVTVNGEAHSADVEPRLLLVHFLRDDLGLTGTHWGCDTSNCGACVVWLDGKPVKSCTVLAVMADGHEVRTVEGLAGADGLDPVQQGFMRCHGLQCGFCTPGMMMTARWLIDNDPDPSEKDIREAISGQLCRCTGYENIVRSVRWAAEHEADAENETPDVEVRA
- a CDS encoding aerobic carbon-monoxide dehydrogenase large subunit; translated protein: MTAVENPETPMGFGRMHRKEDVRFVRGKGTYVDDVALPGMLHGAVLRSPHAHARIVSIDASAAEAHPKVRAVVTGATLESLNLAWMPTLSHDVQAVLATDKVRFQGQEVAFVVAEDRYAARDALELIDVEYEPLPAVIDAKKSLADDAPVIRDDIEGRTGNHIFDWETGDKEHTDEVFAAADVVAVQDMLYPRVHPAPLETCGTVADMDPVTGKLTVWTTTQAPHAHRTLYALVAGIPEHKIRVISPDIGGGFGNKVGIYPGYVCAVVGSILTGKPVKWMEDRSENLMSTSFARDYHMHGEIAATREGRILAVRVKVLADHGAFNGTAQPTKFPAGFFGVFTGSYDLMAAHCEVTGVYTNKAPGGVAYACSFRITEAVYLVERLVDVLAYDLGLDPAELRMRNLLRPEQFPYESKTGWVYDSGDYPATLRAALDLADYDELRAQQARRRERGELMGIGLSFFTEAVGAGPRKHMDILGLGMADGAELRVHPTGKAVLRLSCQSQGQGHETTFAQIVAEELGISPDDIDVVHGDTDQTPFGLGTYGSRSTPVSGAATAVVARKVRDRAKIVASAMLEVSEDDLEWEKGRWFVKGDRQAGRDIQEIALAAHSDLELPEGVEGHLDATCVYNPPNLTYPFGAYVCVVDVDPGTGQVTVRSFFAVDDCGVRINPMIVEGQVHGGLADGVGMALMQVMAFDEDGNHLGGSFMDYLLPTSLECPSWRLGETVTPSPHHPIGAKGVGESATVGSPAAVVNAVLDAVKPLGVRHADMPLAPAAVWSAMRGNPLRTDLAIT
- a CDS encoding XdhC family protein; the encoded protein is MTAIPLPSALREHADSLRTQRTPFVLATVVRVQRPASARPGDRALVLADGTVEGFVGGTCAESSVRSHGIQALSTGESALLRITNDEPETGGGGYGEEGIVTVTNPCLSGGAVDIFLEPQLPPRLVYVFGDAPIARALLTVGIALGYDVRLTEGAALDNAADRGDAVIVASHGRNEESVLRAAIEAGTGYIGLVASRRRGAAVLASLGVGGAGVVHTPAGLDIGAATPEEVALSVYAELVATRPRRRAEKPAPEESGQQALDPVCGMTVAVSAATPSIVRADGARYFCGQGCARAFADDPVRYGSHE
- a CDS encoding AAA family ATPase, with the translated sequence MSERAGEPENAASLSAALGEAGYLTGAPLATALFLAVAMRQPILLEGEPGVGKTEAAKALAVALGTPLIRLQCYEGLAAADAIYEWNYPRQLLAIRLAEVRGGTLSEVDLFTDDYLLRKPLLAAIDHEGPLPAVVLVDEVDRADDEFEAFLLELLAEASVTIPELGTRVAKVPPIVVLTSNRTRELHDALKRRCLYHWIAHPEPARVAAIIRLREPRAPAWLAERVAIGVRRMRELRLTKPPGIAEAINWASALRVLGVDTPADLDEEVVAATIGAVLKYEEDRVTVEAEGKGCWAGVVGDAR